In Plasmodium gaboni strain SY75 chromosome 11, whole genome shotgun sequence, the following proteins share a genomic window:
- a CDS encoding merozoite adhesive erythrocytic binding protein (part of same gene as PGSY75_1147800B.2, PGSY75_1147800B.1~gap found within coding sequence), with protein MGVLNHFLFLLFLYINSTSAFNNPQEEFMDRFDINKNHVNIKWSKYGIHGNGKFKYEIGERDTLSKGNESEKFTICPNHIKEGTYKLGCPDYGKTFLMGFEDNKYSEEFLNEISFGFLNKKYKLPIEIPLNKSGLSMYQGLFKHCPYNKKHYSMIKKENGYDMCFRKFYNNSNISTRIYKRGKQKRKFIYFSSHGLGGRLGANIEEPLHKYNYDEHYVTKKMRYPENIKNLFDCSIYSHCIGPCLYKDFNNRCFLNLPVLFNHQTNECVIIGTHEERRIHNCQSESTDKTIQRCFHPVKKEKGNQWTYASSFIRTDYMTKCPPRFPLNHIMFGYFNYSTGKCETDYRNYEKRTLSFSKCIEKLFNNIKKQDDMNNSSFLWGVWNMENKTNEKTILTSMNNTGSCHFLKTKPTCVVEKENHFSFTILTANSFNLDKNIIYPKIKNNSSNMDSSLINFKNPEQTNKRVLYENNKESKRNIRTNMNPVNAFTIPSNLDTKEKEEYNMKEVKNYPNNNVSYIQKVHSSFIKNRFKLNSDSSFKPIHQMIQMNISTDNKLYDYNNQKSKDSNKNMNGISVTERKPSMRENQNTNPQGNYMERFDIPNNHIFIEWQKEGEYGKDEFKYNIMSNKTAGTSQSLFYNYKDKKCPNHVYEGRAHGSCPNYGKAIIVQNLKGEEYDKNFNLNFLNEIRTGYLNKYFKNDVEISYEDSGIAMHNNMLSTCPVHENEEKLFSEKTNYNYNMCKSRIFSTRFTMKEYDPKTQLFMYYGLYGLGGRLGANIKRDKQKEKKYQDNITLPMKNPSLIKNLFDCSIYSYCLGPCLENSFGNKCFRNLPAYYNHSTNECVILGTHEQERSSSCRRTIEEKKKPNCQILRKTNDSKDWTYVSSFIRPDYETKCPPRFPLKSKVFGTFDRKTGKCKSLLDEAYVVGINNFSECLEYLFLTSPKDLYNSQRNTYWGIWAAEHSVNENNIDIANGKCYHLVIKPTCIIDKENHFSFTALTANTVDFKQTINIRKIEELTDYGNNDDKLKEKEINNEPIDNVKQPKDNRKSHVNSMGKNKPSYNENDDKENEYERMEKNLEDEINSEESGLFEDARRTGVRNNLENDNKNEKNKLDQIKKEKQLKEEEEARKLEIRRREDESKKKEATRRYEDERRIEAARRYEDERRIEA; from the exons ATGGGGGTATTGAAtcattttttgtttttgttaTTTCTGTATATTAACAGTACTAGTGCTTTCAATAATCCTCAAGAGGAGTTTATGGACAGatttgatataaataagaatCATGTGAATATAAAATGGTCAAAATATGGGATACATGGAAATGGGAAATTCAAATATGAAATTG GAGAAAGAGACACGCTTTCAAAAGGGAATGAATCCGAAAAATTTACTATTTGTCCAAATCATATAAAAGAAGGGACTTACAAATTGGGTTGTCCTGATTATGGGAAAACGTTTTTGATGGGATTTGAGgataataaatatagtGAAGAGtttttaaatgaaataagTTTTGGttttttgaataaaaaatataagcTTCCTATAGAAATTCCTTTGAACAAAAGTGGATTATCTATGTATCAAGGTCTCTTTAAACATTGTCCTTATAATAAGAAACATTATAGtatgataaaaaaagaaaatggATATGATATGTGTTTTCGTAAATTTTATAACAATAGTAATATATCCACAAGGATATATAAACGAGGTAAACAAAAGAgaaaattcatatattttagCTCACATGGTCTTGGAGGACGATTAGGTGCTAATATTGAAGAACCtttacataaatataattacGATGAACACTATgtaacaaaaaaaatgagatatccagaaaatataaaaaatttgttTGATTGTTCTATATATTCTCATTGTATAGGACCCTGCCTCTACAAAGATTTTAATAATAGATGCTTTCTTAATTTACCAGTTCTTTTTAATCATCAAACAAATGAATGTGTAATTATAGGAACACATGAAGAAAGGAGAATTCATAACTGTCAAAGTGAAAGTACTGATAAGACAATACAGAGATGTTTTCATCCTGTGAAAAAGGAAAAAGGTAACCAATGGACCTATGCTTCATCCTTCATACGTACAGATTATATGACAAAATGTCCACCAAGATTCCCATTAAATCATATTATGTTTGgatattttaattatagTACTGGAAAATGTGAGACCGATTATAGGAATTATGAAAAACGTACTTTATCATTTTCAAAATGTattgaaaaattatttaataatattaagaaacaggatgatatgaataataGTTCATTTTTATGGGGAGTTTGGaatatggaaaataaaacaaatgaaaaaacaatattaaCATCTATGAATAATACAGGATCATGCCACTTTTTAAAGACAAAGCCAACATGTGTAGTGGAAAAGGAAAatcatttttcttttactATTTTAACAGCAAATTCATTTAATCtagataaaaatataatatatcctaaaataaaaaataattcttctAATATGGATTCTAGTTTAATTAATTTCAAAAATCCAGAGCAAACAAATAAAAGAGTTctatatgaaaataataaagaatcaaaaagaaatataagAACAAATATGAATCCTGTAAATGCATTTACAATACCTTCAAATTTAGATACAAAGGAGAAggaagaatataatatgaagGAAGTAAAAAATTATCCTAACAATAATGTAtcatatatacaaaaaGTTCATTCATCTTTTATAAAGAATAGGTTTAAATTAAATTCAGATAGTTCGTTTAAACCAATACATCAAATGATACAAATGAATATATCTACagataataaattatatgattataataatcaaaaaaGTAAAgattcaaataaaaatatgaatgGAATATCAGTAACTGAAAGAAAACCATCTATGAGAGAAAATCAAAATACAAACCCACAAGGGAATTATATGGAAAGGTTTGATATTCCgaataatcatatattcATAGAATGGCAAAAGGAAGGTGAATATGGAAAGGACgaatttaaatataatattatgtcAAATAAAACAGCAGGTACGAGTCAATCATTATTCTATAATTATAAAGACAAAAAATGTCCAAATCATGTATATGAAGGGAGAGCACATGGTAGTTGTCCGAATTATGGTAAAGCTATTATAGTACAAAATCTTAAAGGTGAAGAATATGATAAGAATTTTAATTTGAACtttttaaatgaaataCGTACAGGATACCTtaacaaatattttaagaATGATGTTGAAATATCTTATGAAGATAGTGGAATAGCTATGCATAATAACATGCTATCAACGTGTCCAGTTCatgaaaatgaagaaaaattattttctgagaaaacaaattataattataatatgtgtAAATCTAGAATATTTTCAACTCGTTTTACGATGAAGGAGTATGACCCCAAAACACAATTGTTTATGTATTATGGTTTGTATGGTTTAGGTGGACGATTAGGTGCTAATATTAAACGAGACAAAcagaaagaaaaaaaatatcaagataatataacattACCTATGAAAAATCCATCACTAATTAAGAATTTGTTCGACTGCTctatatattcttattgTTTGGGTCCTTGTTTAGAAAATTCATTTGGTAATAAGTGTTTCCGTAATTTACCTGcttattataatcattcAACAAATGAATGTGTTATATTGGGTACGCACGAACAAGAAAGATCGAGTTCGTGTAGAAGAACgatagaagaaaaaaaaaaacctAATTGTCAGATATTaagaaaaacaaatgaTTCAAAAGATTGGACGTATGTTTCTTCATTTATCAGACCTGATTATGAAACAAAATGTCCACCTAGATTCCCTTTAAAATCAAAAGTTTTTGGTACGTTTGACCGAAAAACAGGAAAATGTAAAAGTCTCTTGGATGAGGCATATGTAGTTGgaattaataatttttctgAATGTTtagaatatttatttttaacatCACCTAAGGATTTATATAATAGCCAAAGAAATACATATTGGGGTATTTGGGCAGCAGAACATTCTgttaatgaaaataatattgacATAGCAAATGGTAAATGTTATCATTTAGTTATAAAACCAACATGTATCATAGATAAGGAGAACcatttttcttttactGCACTTACAGCAAATACTGTTGATTTTAAACAAACGAttaatataagaaaaattgAAGAATTAACTGACTATGGAAACAATGATGATAAACtaaaagaaaaggaaattaataatgaaCCTATTGATAATGTGAAGCAACCAAAAGATAATAGGAAAAGTCATGTAAATTCTATGGGAAAAAATAAGCCCTcttataatgaaaatgatgataagGAAAATGAATATGAAAGAATGGAAAAAAATCTTGAAGATGAAATAAATTCTGAAGAATCTGGATTATTTGAAGACGCTCGAAGGACAGGGGTTCGAAACAACTTGGAAAATGACAAtaaaaatgagaaaaataaattggatcagataaaaaaagaaaagcAATTAAAAGAGGAAGAGGAAGCAAGGAAGTTAGAAATAAGAAGAAGAGAAGACgaatcaaaaaaaaaggaagCTACAAGAAGATATGAAGATGAAAGGAGGATAGAAGCAGCAAGAAGATATGAAGATGAAAGGAGGATAGAAGC
- a CDS encoding hypothetical protein (conserved Plasmodium protein, unknown function) produces the protein MIESKKRNKNRQKKNDKIENVDNIHKEEITKRSKKEDKSTQYDISFNKDMNIYIDEGHYMQSCIIKELESHFKDEEGKNNVYYIYEELKINKNISSKIYYYTWFYYFENMILKLDNFLDMILNYSYYLLNDSCNKERIFFLIETPLKINIHKCIDSTGHITINFKHKMFKNIEKIISEQENNCTNKKKRKKNKNNYDNTIDQNCESILNNENINSPNKSIDIDVENVIEDDITNVLQNEKEDYIINFLKHQKIKSILYINDIFEPEHLSILFLIHTEIKSETINCIGKTYTDGVFNDEYLNKSDYNEFGILKGYDIILLRYSYEVIYFYKEDNTSLFSDYNIQKSDDKDNERKNSYPLNYNNNEIDNLNNQNDTKNFNYNNNSSYYEKILNDKNKYHIMLTWKPHLKYVNNSTQIVLLDALNISSGMDGYIDDKNFNFDVLVNDEYSYLVQYKTKISISRLIYAVTSLIQKKLKPMVYVPHWWYNEIAFCENNLDEPANFQLYVLNELKKDGLLKIGYRKISSRIFTMNHKDIDFIIKLAMKHDAILCSNNNDIIKYYLEMNENAKVSKFISKGTFFVLTNYL, from the exons atgatagaatctaaaaaaaggaataagaatagacaaaaaaaaaatgataaaatagaaaatgTGGATAATATCCATAAGGAGGAAATTACTAAGAGATCTAAGAAAGAAGATAAATCAACCCAATATGATATTAGTTTTAATAAAgatatgaatatatatatagatgAAGGACATTATATGCAAAGTTGTATTATTAAAGAGTTAGAAAGTCATTTTAAAGATGAAGAAGGGAAAAACaatgtatattatatatatgaagaattaaaaataaataaaaatattagtagtaagatatattactatacatggttttattattttgaaaatatgatattaaagctagataattttttagatatgatattaaattattcttattaCTTATTAAACGATTCATGTAATAAAGAACgtattttctttttaatcGAGACACCCcttaaaataaatatacataaatgTATTGATAGTACTGGACATATCACTATAAAttttaaacataaaatgtttaaaaatattgaaaaaataatttcagaacaagaaaataattgtacaaataaaaaaaaaaggaaaaaaaataaaaacaattaTGACAATACAATAGACCAAAATTGTGAATCAATATTGAATAACgaaaatattaattcaCCTAATAAATCAATTGATATTGATGTGGAAAATGTTATTGAAGACGATATTACAAATGTTTTACAGAATGAAAAAGAAGactatataattaattttttaaaacatcaaaaaataaaaagtatcttatatattaatgatatCTTCGAACCTGAACATTtatctattttatttcttattcATACAGAAATAAAAAGTGAAACCATAAATTGTATAGGAAAAACATATACAGATGGAGTATTTAATgatgaatatttaaataaatctgattataatgaatttggaatattaaaagggtatgatattatattattaagatattcatatgaagttatatatttttataaagaaGATAATACATCCTTATTCTCtgattataatatacaGAAAAGTGATGACAAAGATAATGAAAGGAAAAATTCTTACCCTCTaaattataacaataatgaaattgataatttaaataatcaaaatgatacaaaaaatttcaattataataataatagttcttattatgaaaaaatattaaatgataaaaataaatatcatattatGCTTACTTGGAAACCtcatttaaaatatgtaaataattcTACTCAAATTGTACTTTTAGATGCATTAAACATATCTTCGGGTATGGATGGATATAttgatgataaaaattttaattttgaTGTTCTAGTAAATGATGAATATTCTTATTTAGTTCAATATAAGACAAAAATATCTATCTCTAGATTAATATATGCCGTCACTTCATTgattcaaaaaaaattaaagcCAATG GTATATGTTCCCCACTGGTGGTATAATGAAATAGCATTTTGTGAAAATAACTTGGATGAACCAGCAAATTTTCAATTATATGTTCTAAAT GAATTAAAGAAAGATGGTCTCTTAAAAATTGGATATAGGAAAATTAGTTCGAGAATATTTACCATGAATCATAAAG ATATAGACTTTATTATAAAACTAGCCATGAAACATGATGCTATTCTTTGttctaataataatgatataattaaatattatttagaa aTGAATGAAAATGCCAAAGTCTCCAAATTTATATCTAAAGGAACCTTTTTTGTATTAACCAATTACCTTTAA
- a CDS encoding merozoite adhesive erythrocytic binding protein (part of same gene as PGSY75_1147800A, PGSY75_1147800B.1~transcript variant 2; alternatively spliced~gap found within coding sequence), whose amino-acid sequence KEEEVRKAEEIRKFEEARMAHFARRQEAIKAEEKKRDDEIKKAEEVRKAIKERNAEEIRKFEEARMAHFARRQEAIKAEAKKKADELKKAEEKKKADELKKAEEKKKADELKKAEAKKKADELKKAEERKKADELKKTEAKKKADELKKAEERKKAEERKKADELKKAEEKKREEERRNNMQLRRAEILKQIQKKRTEDVMKLYEEEKKAEQLKKDEEEKKKAEQLKKDEEEKIIKAEQLKKEEEEKKKTEQLKKEEEEKKEEEKRKTEQRKAEEEKKRKIEELKAEEEKIIKAEQLKKEEEEKRKAEQLKIEEEEEKKAEDLRKEKESVIEEELRKEDEKRRMEVEKKNIDTKEDNFENIQESNRKNTPNINKEIFGSEIKEVVITKNMQLKEEDSFQKHNSENSKNSNKNVDYPKEKDLSEYDIGNVLETNENQKINKDDIEGSNNSIAGNNNDINYTKLDVEEYKKRDVKETREQIIKISKTNMCNNDFSSKYCDYMKDSISSGTCSNEERKNLCCSISDFCLQYFDHNSNKYYDCTKKEFADPLYRCFKKKEFSITFFYRHGLFCWSRNSTDTPVCHWFKNNHRKVV is encoded by the exons GAAAGGAAGAAGAAGTAAGAAAGGCAGAAGAAATTAGAAAATTCGAGGAAGCACGAATGGCACATTTTGCTAGAAGACAAGAAGCAATCAAAGctgaagaaaaaaaaagggatgatgaaataaaaaaagcTGAAGAAGTAAGAAAGGCaataaaagaaagaaaTGCAGAAGAAATAAGAAAATTCGAGGAAGCAAGAATGGCGCATTTTGCTAGAAGACAAGAAGCAATCAAAGCTGaagcaaaaaaaaaggcCGATGAGTTAAAAAAAGctgaagaaaaaaaaaaggcTGATGAGTTAAAAAAAGctgaagaaaaaaaaaaggctgatgaattaaaaaaagctgaagcaaaaaaaaaggctgatgaattaaaaaaagctgaagaaagaaaaaaggctgatgaattaaaaaaaactGAAGCAAAGAAAAAGGCtgatgaattaaaaaaagctgaagaaagaaaaaaagctgaagaaagaaaaaaggctgatgaattaaaaaaagctgaagaaaaaaaaagagaagaAGAAAGGAGAAATAATATGCAGTTAAGAAGAGCCGAGATACTTAAACAAATACAGAAAAAGAGAACAGAAGATGTAATGAAATTatatgaagaagaaaaaaaggCTGAACAACTTaaaaaagatgaagaagaaaaaaaaaaggcTGAACAACTTaaaaaagatgaagaagaaaaaataataaaggCTGAACAActtaaaaaagaagaagaagaaaaaaaaaagactGAACAActtaaaaaagaagaagaagaaaaaaaagaagaagaaaaaaggAAGACTGAACAACGTAAAGcagaagaagaaaaaaaaagaaagattGAAGAACTTAAAGcagaagaagaaaaaataataaaggCTGAACAActtaaaaaagaagaagaagaaaaaagaaaggCTGAACAACTTAAAatagaagaagaagaagaaaaaaaagcGGAAGATttaagaaaagaaaaagaatcTGTAATAGAAGAAGAGTTAAGAAAAGAAGatgaaaaaagaagaatggaagtagaaaaaaaaaatatagatacaaaagaagataattttgaaaatatcCAAGAATCCaatagaaaaaatacaccaaatattaataaagaaatattcGGATCGGAAATAAAAGAAGTTGttattacaaaaaatatgCAGTTAAAGGAAGAAGATTCATTTCAAAAGCATAATTCTGAAAATTCTAAGAATTCCAATAAAAATGTAGATTACccaaaagaaaaagattTATCAGAATATGATATAGGAAATGTATTAGAAACAAATGAAAATcagaaaataaataaggATGATATAGAAGGATCGAATAATAGCATTGCaggaaataataatgatataaacTATACAAAACTAGATGTggaagaatataaaaaaagggATGTTAAGGAAACAAGGGaacaaattataaaaatatcaaaaaCGAATATGTGTAATAATGATTTTTCATCAAAATATTGTGATTATATGAAAGATAGTATTTCATCAGGTACATGTTCTAAtgaagaaagaaaaaatttatgTTGTTCCATTTCTGATTTTTGCTTACAATACTTTGATCataattcaaataaatattatgattgTACCAAAAAAGAATTTGCTGATCCTTTATATAgatgttttaaaaaaaaagaattttcAA ttacttttttttatagacATGGTTTATTTTGCTGGAGCAGGAATAGTACTGATACTCCTGTTTGTCATTGGTTCAAAAATAATCATAGGAAAGTG gTTTGA
- a CDS encoding putative farnesyltransferase beta subunit, with protein sequence MEKNDSYLLRYHKYKILIHLLYELINYEKDKYEINLDFENETSYNYIENIIKLLFNYIFNINENYLNYDTAEKNSMNTSFSSCSSDIINEEYLNSIDDDNFFNSLFFNNIDIKKHKINDHCINEIYISDNYKSEHLHKNIKHQNINNLTENNQVDISHEEMCEKYTDIYNNETKLSSKQNNIEKEILPTYIENDNKYIFCNITNNDHLLNNVFFNFDLNCNKNSKTIKEKLKVEKQILTIYYNSFSSTIIDMLLNNPNIHIPDIIIYFLFNNVEKIEDISSYFKNQSYTFDTIYSYIKQINNMDNKNILNTPTPLHTYEDFKQMHNKELSQKFENENNIDYINNQTKEYNNEYFNNTAIHLHKFINDKKLDSKNNLNFNIVEFKSIHIKKEDPYILSTYKYNFKLNKSNNLLNKFMSILNLQLEKHLHFKFCIDIFFLKNLKLISLEASKPWIFYWCIHSIHLLYNTFEIEEKIGKPTFDYIKKCVFLYLNKIKNNDGGFGGGLNQYTHIATTYAAVCVFIYLHDEENNFLSFLDKKKLHSYILKLKCKDGSFRVHINGEIDMRGTYCAISICSMCHILTNQVKKNVEKYILSCQNYEGGFTSEKFQECHGGYSYCALATLCILGKVNKINLKNLTHWLMSKQSNIEGAFMGRTNKLVDSCYSFWMGSIFFLINEIYMLKKILFNKDGINNNNNNNNMDDYINIEKGNEIKDYSKSHELCQENNINSNKYTNNIKLNCLNKYLNKHFKYNNLNNNNPNNYLYEQKDVPTYHKIPNEETKFLNYQNVKNISKESNIMEDILFFENYKNEYIKKNVLFNANYLKLYLHLCSQNRKGGMKDKPKERIDYYHTCYALSGLSLVQNHLSLLDKNNSNDIQNKDIYNNLNKIHILYNITVDKVYNSYNYFSPNVPLNQNKINYRIGKGAYLYLKRLLRE encoded by the coding sequence atggaaaaaaatGATTCGTATTTGTTGAGATATCATAAGTACAAAATTTTGATTCACCTGTTATATGAGttaataaattatgaaaaagatAAGTATGAGATTAATTTAGATTTTGAAAATGAAAcatcatataattatatagaaaatattataaaattgttgtttaattatatatttaatataaatgaaaattatttaaattatgaCACTGCAGAAAAAAATAGTATGAATACAAGTTTCTCTTCATGCTCATCagatattataaatgaagaatattTAAACTCCATAGACgatgataatttttttaattccctcttttttaataatatagacattaaaaaacataaaataaatgatcATTGTATAAATGAAATCTATATATCAGACAATTATAAATCTGAACatttacataaaaatataaagcaccaaaatataaataatttaacTGAAAATAATCAAGTAGATATTTCACATGAAGAAATGTGTGAAAAATATACAGATATTTATAACAATGAAACAAAATTATCTAGTAAgcaaaataatatagaaaaagaaatattacCTACTTACAttgaaaatgataataaatatatattttgtaatataacaaataatgaccatcttttaaataatgtttttttcaattttgatttaaattgtaataaaaatagtaaaacaataaaagaaaaattaaaagtagaaaaacaaatattaaCAATTTATTACAACTCCTTTTCTTCTACTATCATAGATATGCTTTTGAATAATCCAAACATACATATACCagatataattatatattttctttttaataatgtAGAAAAAATTGAAGATATCTCATCTTACTTCAAAAACCAATCTTATACATTCGATACAATATATTCCTAcataaaacaaataaacaatatggataataaaaatattcttaaTACTCCTACACCTTTACATACATATGAAGATTTTAAACAAATGCATAATAAGGAACTATCTCAAAAATttgaaaatgaaaacaatattgattatataaataatcaaacgaaagaatataacaatgaatattttaacaACACAGCCATTCATTTGcataaatttataaatgataaaaaacttgattcaaaaaataatttaaattttaacATAGTCGAATTTAAGAGTATTcacataaaaaaagaagacCCTTACATATTATCAACttacaaatataattttaaattaaacaaatcaaacaatttattaaataaatttatgaGCATATTAAATTTACAGTTAGAAAAACATCTTCATTTCAAATTTTgtattgatatattttttttaaagaatttaaaattaattagTTTAGAAGCTTCAAAGCCTTGGATTTTTTATTGGTGTATACATTCcatacatttattatataacacATTTGAaattgaagaaaaaatagGTAAACCTACTTTtgattatattaaaaagtGTGTTTTCCTTTATctgaacaaaataaaaaataatgatggAGGATTTGGTGGAGGACTAAATCAATATACACACATTGCAACAACATATGCAGCTGTCTgtgtttttatatatttacatgatgaagaaaataacTTTTTAAGCTTTcttgataaaaaaaaattgcattcttatatattaaaattgaAATGTAAAGATGGATCTTTTAGAGTACATATAAATGGAGAAATTGATATGCGAGGAACTTATTGTGCTATTTCTATTTGTTCTATGTGTCATATATTAACAAATCAggttaaaaaaaatgttgaaaaatatattttgtcATGTCAGAATTATGAAGGTGGTTTTACAAGTGAAAAATTTCAAGAATGTCATGGAGGGTATTCTTATTGTGCATTAGCTACATTATGTATATTAGGAAAAgttaataaaataaatctGAAAAATTTAACCCATTGGTTAATGAGTAAACAAAGTAATATAGAAGGTGCATTTATGGGAAGAACAAATAAGTTGGTCGATTCATGTTATTCATTTTGGATGGGTTCTATATTCTTTctaataaatgaaatatatatgttaaaaaaaatactttttaataaagatggaataaataataataataataataataatatggacgactatattaatatagaaaaaGGAAATGAAATAAAGGATTATTCAAAATCACATGAATTATGTCAAgaaaacaatataaattcaaataaatatacaaataatataaaattaaattgtttgaataaatatttaaataaacattttaaatataataatctaaataataataatcctaataattatttatatgaacaaaaaGATGTACCAACATATCATAAAATTCCAAATGAGGAAACAAAATTTTTGAACTATCAAAATGTCAAGAATATATCAAAGGAATCAAACATTATGgaagatatattattttttgaaaattacaaaaatgaatatataaaaaaaaatgttctTTTCAATGcaaattatttaaaactttatttacatttatgTTCACAAAATAGGAAGGGAGGAATGAAAGATAAACCTAAAGAAAGGATAGATTATTATCATACGTGTTATGCTTTAAGTGGCTTATCCTTAGTACAAAATcatttatcattattagataaaaataattctaaTGATATTCAgaataaagatatatataataatttaaataaaatacatatactatataatatcaCAGTTGATAAAGTCTACAATagttataattatttttctcCCAATGTTCCTTTgaatcaaaataaaattaattatagAATAGGTAAAGGGgcatatttatatttaaaaagacTACTACGAGaatga
- a CDS encoding putative mitochondrial ATP synthase delta subunit → MFYRTRRIFFSTAKNSNLYLSISSSSESIFRNQVIKRASFPGIEGYFTVTNNHSPLVTLLRNGIITVEFDDKEKKQFFISDGIFIYKKSNDNNSSNNAEIVGVEIVPLEYLDKNKTIKVLQEMCAINDATDDKWRKIKTLLGKELCSSILRVAT, encoded by the exons ATGTTTTATAGAACAAgaagaatattttttagtACTGCAAAAAATAGTAACCTGTATTTATCGATTTCTTCCTCAAGTGAATCTATATTCAGAAATCAAGTAATAAAAAGAGCTTCCTTTCCAG GTATTGAAGGTTATTTTACTGTAACTAATAATCATAGTCCCCTTGTTACTTTATTAAGAAATGGAATAATAACAGTCGAATTTGATGATAAGGAAAAGaaacaattttttatttcagatggaatatttatatataaaaagagTAATGACAATAATAGTAGCAATAATGCTGAAATTGTTGGTGTGGAAATAGTTCCATTAGAATATTTAgacaaaaataaaacaattaAAGTTTTACAAGAAATGTGTGCAATAAATGATGCTACAGATGATAAATGgagaaaaataaaaacacTATTAGG GAAAGAATTATGTTCTTCTATACTTCGTGTTGCTACATAA
- a CDS encoding hypothetical protein (conserved Plasmodium protein, unknown function), with protein MLEERKNVFLSKYFNILKTNLVPKFDIARCDAPKMWRMAMGGVDPATPQAESFINFHNHTVTYMVFIMFTVLLSLKR; from the exons atGTTGGAAGAAAGgaaaaatgtatttttatccaaatattttaatatattgaaaaCAAATCTAGTGCCAAAATTTGATATAGCAAG aTGTGATGCACCTAAAATGTGGAGAATGGCAATGGGTGGTGTGGACCCTGCTACACCCCAAGCTGAGTCGTTTATTAATTTTCACAACCACACTGTCACATATATggtttttattatgtttactgttcttttatcattaaaaagatga